Proteins co-encoded in one Papaver somniferum cultivar HN1 chromosome 5, ASM357369v1, whole genome shotgun sequence genomic window:
- the LOC113280517 gene encoding uncharacterized protein LOC113280517 yields the protein MEETSWRIKSNTKWLQEGDQNISLFISNASARRRYNRIRQLYIGNELVSDREYDFTEEEVLHAIKDLYNDKAPGPDGFPIMFFQKRWHFIKRDIMGTVNEFCTSGTINSKHNSTFITLVPKKDHIETIKDCRPIFLLTSVYKIIAKVLDTRLKLVMDKLISSVQCSYTEGRKIIDGTLVANELVDSRLRSGNDGIVCKIDLKKAFDRINWRYLEFVLHQMGFSRKWCNWLRFCYSTFSFSVLINGSSFGYFTSTRGVRQGCPVNTSKTRLIVIGDVPNLATWEEEFGCSTDCLPFMYLGMPLGAKSGSKRIWDPIIEKFDARLSVWRKISLSRGGKLSLLKCILSSLPTYYFSLFKAPISVIKILEKKMRNFLWEFKEGAKTSHLVNWDLVRATKEKGGLGVCNLKIMNLALLAKWCWRFGVEKNKLWYKIVEDKYGTDFSKWIPENITQTYGVSYWRVIAGTTSLISENSTLFVHSGSAIAFWNDIWCGQLPLASV from the exons ATGGAGGAGACTTCATGGAGGATCAAATCAAACACTAAATGGTTGCAAGAAGGAGACCAGAATATTTCGTTATTTATCAGCAATGCATCAGCTAGAAGAAGATACAACAGAATCAGACAACTCTATATCGGTAATGAATTGGTGTCGGATAGAG AATATGATTTCACTGAAGAAGAAGTTTTGCATGctatcaaagatttatataatgACAAGGCCCCGGGTCCAGATGGCTTCCCTATTATGTTCTTTCAGAAGCGTTGGCATTTTATCAAGAGAGACATTATGGGTACAGTGAATGAGTTTTGCACTTCGGGTACTATCAATTCTAAACATAACTCTACTTTCATTACTCTTGTACCAAAGAAGGACCATATTGAAACTATAAAAGATTGTAGACCTATTTTTCTTCTTACTAGCGTTTACAAAATCATTGCAAAAGTTCTAGATACAAGGCTGAAACTTGTTATGGATAAACTTATTTCCTCGGTACAATGTTCATATACTGAAGGCAGGAAAATAATTGATGGTACTTTAGTTGCTAATGAATTGGTAGATTCTAGACTAAGGTCTGGAAATGATGGTATTGTGTGCAAGATTGATCTTAAGAAGGCGTTTGATAGAATTAACTGGAGATATCTCGAATTTGTTCTACATCAAATGGGTTTCAGTAGAAAATGGTGTAATTGGTTGAGGTTCTGTTATTCTACTTTTTCCTTCTCGGTACTTATCAATGGTTCTTCATTTGGCTACTTCACAAGTACAAGAGGTGTACGACAAGGCTGTCCG GTAAATACTTCGAAAACTCGACTCATTGTTATTGGAGATGTTCCTAACCTAGCTACTTGGGAGGAAGAATTTGGTTGTTCAACCGATTGTTTACCATTTATGTATTTGGGGATGCCACTTGGTGCAAAGTCTGGCTCAAAAAGAATATGGGATCCAATTATAGAGAAGTTTGATGCTAGATTATCTGTCTGGAGGAAGATATCTTTATCTAGAGGAGGTAAACTTTCTCTTCTAAAATGTATCTTATCTTCTCTACCCACTTATTACTTTTCGTTATTCAAGGCACCTATTTCAGTTATTAAGATTCTAGAAAAGAAGATGCGTAATTTTTTGTGGGAATTTAAGGAAGGTGCAAAGACCTCACACTTGGTTAACTGGGATCTGGTTCGTGCAACTAAAGAAAAGGGTGGCCTTGGTGTTtgtaatctcaagataatgaatTTAGCTTTATTGGCTAAATGGTGTTGGAGATTTGGTGTCGAAAAGAATAAACTTTGGTATAAGATAGTTGAAGACAAGTATGGTACTGATTTCTCCAAATGGATTCCCGAAAATATAACTCAAACATATGGAGTATCCTATTGGCGTGTGATTGCTGGAACTACAAGTTTAATTAGTGAAAATTCAACACTCTTTGTGCATTCAGGCAGTGCCATTGCCTTCTGGAATGATATTTGGTGTGGACAACTTCCTCTTGCATCTGTTTAA
- the LOC113280518 gene encoding protein ASPARTIC PROTEASE IN GUARD CELL 2-like translates to MHPIESLISVTHPDLTTQSFWELKLKMDEVKSKKLIASSYSTNDDGSSDYFDLPEAPGPYWNVLGASSQFLYFTMLTIGSQGTSPPINYILLIDTSSDLTWIQCLPCEECFSQLAPIFDPLQSPKFSVKSCKHYKFCNGHDGGCNERGECTYIAQYYDGSYSLGIIAEDTCRFDEREMSFNIGCGSKNRGNLFNGSDGVLGLGRGRLSFPSHLAFEFGFKKFSYCLIADKSGPTRSASALRFGNYVFDEPNDAVFTPLIYKPESPSIYYINITAIYVGGDSMSEVYKSVSYGMRVDSGTMLTYLPTHIYEFLRDSFRDAALSLGYKSVEAIYSDTCYDMGGYPGGIANAPQVTLYFDGDDEGKLELNPHNVLYNYPWVNENLYCLAFNISADGHAVLGNVQQQGVRVMYDPEGLVIGFDPNSC, encoded by the coding sequence ATGCATCCTATCGAATCATTAATTTCTGTTACTCACCCGGATTTGACTACTCAATCTTTTTGGGAACTAAAGCTAAAGATGGATGAAGTTAAATCTAAGAAGCTTATTGCGTCGTCATATTCTACTAATGATGACGGTTCTTCTGATTATTTTGATTTGCCGGAAGCACCGGGTCCATACTGGAATGTATTAGGAGCATCATCACAATTTCTGTACTTCACTATGCTGACAATCGGTTCTCAAGGTACATCACCACCAATTAATTATATACTTCTAATTGATACATCAAGTGATCTCACTTGGATCCAGTGTTTACCATGCGAGGAATGCTTTAGTCAGTTAGCTCCGATCTTCGATCCGTTACAATCTCCAAAATTTTCGGTGAAATCTTGTAAGCATTACAAATTTTGTAATGGACATGATGGAGGATGCAACGAAAGAGGCGAATGCACCTATATTGCACAATATTATGACGGATCATACTCGCTGGGTATTATTGCTGAAGATACTTGCAGATTCGATGAAAGAGAGATGAGTTTCAACATTGGGTGCGGATCTAAAAACAGGGGAAATTTATTTAATGGCTCCGATGGGGTGTTAGGCCTTGGCCGAGGTAGGTTATCTTTTCCGTCTCACCTTGCCTTTGAATTTGGGTTCAAGAAATTCTCCTACTGCCTGATCGCTGATAAATCTGGTCCTACTAGAAGCGCATCAGCTTTAAGATTCGGAAATTATGTATTTGATGAACCAAATGATGCAGTATTCACACCATTGATTTACAAACCAGAGTCACCCTCGATATACTACATCAACATTACTGCTATCTATGTAGGGGGAGATTCTATGTCCGAGGTTTATAAGTCAGTCTCCTATGGAATGAGAGTTGATTCGGGAACTATGCTCACTTATTTGCCTACACATATTTACGAATTTTTACGTGATTCATTCCGGGATGCCGCTCTTAGTCTTGGTTATAAATCCGTGGAGGCCATATATTCTGACACATGCTATGATATGGGTGGATATCCTGGAGGGATAGCCAACGCACCGCAAGTGACATTGTATTTCGATGGTGATGATGAAGGAAAACTCGAATTGAATCCTCATAATGTTTTATACAATTATCCTTGGGTCAACGAGAATCTTTATTGTCTCGCATTTAACATATCTGCAGATGGGCATGCAGTTCTTGGTAATGTACAACAGCAAGGAGTCCGTGTCATGTACGATCCAGAAGGCTTGGTTATTGGGTTTGACCCAAATAGCTGCTGA